In Paractinoplanes brasiliensis, the following proteins share a genomic window:
- a CDS encoding coiled-coil domain-containing protein: protein MTVRPRRWLMLALAPIVAISFLAVPASPAGAEPGDSGAPNEGTSGDTVGKNATLDDVIESSNRRFVAAKAAVTKSTAARKRLATEIRVAEAKRLSLLPEVNAIAGQQYRTGHLGAAGFLLGSQNSDDFLAKAVSLEEINAMQDRKLAELNRAIRDVNAKKAALDAEVKKYETNLVAMRKQKEAADKALALVGGESLTHGLVLAKSPSATPAPRNSDGGFSPEGCNVADPTTNGCITARTHHMYKEVKKAGFNRFVGCHRNGGPFEHPKGRACDWSLQNRGFAPAHNADTRRYGNNLMAFLVRNADKLGIYYVIWYKQIWFPASGWSSYSGPSDHTDHVHVSML, encoded by the coding sequence TTGACCGTACGACCCCGCCGGTGGCTGATGCTTGCCCTGGCGCCGATCGTGGCCATCTCTTTCCTGGCCGTGCCCGCGTCCCCGGCCGGCGCCGAGCCCGGCGACTCGGGCGCCCCCAATGAGGGCACGTCGGGCGACACCGTGGGCAAGAACGCGACCCTCGACGACGTGATCGAGTCGTCGAACCGGCGCTTCGTCGCCGCCAAGGCCGCGGTGACCAAGTCCACAGCGGCGCGCAAGAGGCTGGCCACCGAGATCAGAGTCGCCGAGGCCAAGCGGCTCTCACTGTTGCCCGAGGTCAACGCCATCGCCGGCCAGCAGTACCGCACCGGCCACCTGGGGGCTGCCGGCTTCCTGCTGGGCAGCCAGAACTCGGACGACTTCCTGGCCAAGGCGGTCTCGCTCGAAGAGATCAACGCGATGCAGGACCGCAAGCTCGCCGAGCTCAACCGGGCGATCCGCGACGTCAACGCGAAGAAGGCCGCCCTCGACGCCGAGGTCAAGAAGTACGAGACCAACCTCGTCGCGATGAGGAAGCAGAAGGAAGCGGCCGACAAGGCGCTCGCGCTGGTCGGCGGCGAAAGCCTCACTCATGGTCTGGTGCTGGCGAAATCGCCGTCCGCCACCCCCGCGCCGCGCAATTCCGACGGCGGTTTCTCGCCGGAGGGCTGCAACGTGGCGGACCCCACCACCAATGGCTGCATCACCGCGCGTACACATCACATGTACAAAGAGGTGAAGAAGGCCGGCTTCAACAGATTCGTGGGTTGTCACCGCAACGGCGGGCCGTTCGAGCATCCCAAGGGCCGGGCCTGTGACTGGTCGCTGCAGAACCGCGGTTTCGCGCCCGCTCATAATGCCGACACCCGCAGGTACGGCAACAACCTGATGGCGTTTCTGGTGCGTAATGCCGACAAGCTCGGCATCTATTACGTCATCTGGTACAAGCAGATCTGGTTCCCGGCCAGCGGCTGGAGTTCGTACAGCGGTCCGAGTGACCACACCGACCACGTGCACGTGTCGATGCTGTAA
- a CDS encoding glycoside hydrolase family 65 protein, whose protein sequence is MIRERAYPVDPWHIRETRLDLDLLAQSESVFALANGHIGIRGNLDEGEPHGLPGTYLNSFYELRPLPYAEAGYGFPESGQTMVNVTNAKLMRLLVDDEPFDVRYGELRSHERVLDLRAGTLERTVEWVSPSGQAIRVRTVRLVSFTQRSVVAFLYEVEPLDGPSRLILQSELVANEQLPPMSKDPRVAAVLDHPLQSEEVLEQRTGGLLVHRTKASDLRMAAAMEHLVDTPGKHAVTTEGHPDWLRTTVACKLEPGQKLRVVKLAAYGWSSHRSLPAVRDQVGAALASARLDGWEGLVEAQRDYLDAFWDHSDVKVEGDPEVQQAVRFGLFHTLQAGARAEQRPIGSKGLSGPGYDGHTFWDAESFVLPALTYTQPSAAADVLRWRHSTLDLARERAQTLGLQGAAFPWRTIRGQECSAYWPAGTAGFHIGADIADAVRRYVQATGDYDFEREVGLELLVETARLWRSLGHHDRHGRFHIDGVTGPDEYTAVVNDNIYTNLMAQQNFMAAADAAKRHPDLARKLGVDDEETAGWRDAAAAVHIPYDRELGVHQQSEGFTRLQEWDFEATPPEAYPLLLNYPYFDLYRKQVVKQADLVMAMYIRGDAFTPEEKARNFAYYDARTVRDSSLSACVQAVLAAETGHLELAHDYLGEAALMDLHDLHQNSRDGLHIASLAGTWISLVAGLGGMRDFNGQLSFAPRLPSRINNLEFSLLWRGLRLRVNVTADEVTYSLRNGGGSARLVINHHGKDVEVTQVKPVTVPIPPPHPVGPAPIQPQGRAPVRRMTS, encoded by the coding sequence GTGATCCGTGAACGGGCATATCCCGTCGATCCCTGGCACATCCGGGAGACCCGGCTCGACCTCGACCTGCTGGCCCAGTCGGAGTCGGTGTTCGCGCTGGCCAACGGACACATCGGGATACGCGGAAACCTGGACGAGGGCGAGCCGCACGGCCTGCCGGGCACGTACCTGAACTCGTTCTACGAACTCCGTCCGCTGCCGTACGCGGAGGCGGGCTACGGCTTCCCCGAATCCGGCCAGACGATGGTTAACGTGACCAACGCCAAGCTCATGCGGCTGCTGGTCGACGACGAGCCGTTCGACGTACGCTACGGCGAGCTGCGGTCCCACGAGCGGGTCCTCGACCTGCGGGCGGGCACACTCGAGCGGACGGTCGAGTGGGTCTCCCCGTCCGGCCAGGCGATCCGCGTACGCACCGTGCGGCTGGTCTCCTTCACCCAGCGCTCCGTCGTCGCCTTCCTGTACGAGGTCGAGCCGCTCGACGGCCCGTCCCGCCTGATCCTGCAGTCCGAGCTGGTCGCCAACGAGCAGCTCCCGCCCATGAGCAAGGACCCCCGGGTCGCCGCCGTGCTCGACCACCCGCTGCAGTCCGAGGAGGTGCTCGAGCAGCGCACCGGTGGTCTGCTGGTGCACCGCACCAAGGCCAGCGACCTGCGCATGGCCGCGGCCATGGAACACCTCGTCGACACCCCCGGCAAGCACGCCGTGACCACCGAGGGCCACCCCGACTGGCTGCGCACGACCGTGGCCTGCAAGCTCGAGCCGGGTCAGAAGCTGCGCGTGGTCAAACTGGCGGCCTACGGCTGGTCGAGCCACCGCTCGCTGCCCGCCGTACGCGACCAGGTCGGCGCCGCGCTCGCCAGCGCCCGGCTCGACGGCTGGGAGGGCCTGGTCGAGGCCCAGCGCGACTACCTGGACGCCTTCTGGGACCACTCCGACGTCAAGGTCGAGGGCGACCCCGAGGTGCAGCAGGCGGTCCGTTTCGGGCTGTTCCACACGCTGCAGGCGGGCGCTCGGGCCGAGCAGCGGCCGATCGGCTCCAAGGGTCTCAGCGGCCCCGGCTACGACGGCCACACGTTCTGGGACGCCGAGAGCTTCGTGCTGCCGGCGCTGACGTACACACAGCCCTCCGCGGCGGCCGACGTGCTGCGCTGGCGGCACTCGACGCTGGACCTGGCGCGGGAGCGGGCCCAGACGCTCGGCCTGCAGGGGGCCGCGTTCCCGTGGCGTACGATCCGCGGGCAGGAGTGCTCGGCGTACTGGCCGGCCGGCACCGCGGGCTTCCACATCGGCGCCGACATCGCCGACGCCGTACGCCGTTACGTGCAGGCCACCGGCGACTACGACTTCGAGCGCGAGGTTGGGCTGGAGCTGCTGGTCGAGACCGCGCGGCTGTGGCGCTCGCTGGGTCATCACGACCGGCACGGGCGGTTCCACATCGACGGCGTGACCGGTCCCGACGAGTACACCGCCGTGGTCAACGACAACATCTACACCAACCTGATGGCCCAGCAGAACTTTATGGCGGCCGCCGACGCCGCCAAGCGTCACCCCGACCTGGCGCGGAAGCTGGGCGTGGACGACGAGGAGACGGCGGGCTGGCGGGACGCGGCGGCCGCGGTGCACATCCCGTACGACCGGGAACTGGGTGTTCACCAGCAGTCCGAGGGCTTCACCCGGCTGCAGGAGTGGGACTTCGAGGCCACCCCGCCCGAGGCGTATCCGCTGCTGCTCAACTACCCGTACTTCGACCTGTACCGCAAGCAGGTGGTCAAGCAGGCCGACCTGGTCATGGCGATGTACATCCGGGGTGACGCGTTCACGCCGGAGGAGAAGGCCCGCAACTTCGCCTACTACGACGCGCGGACCGTCCGGGACTCGTCGCTGTCGGCCTGCGTCCAGGCCGTTCTCGCGGCCGAGACCGGTCATCTGGAGCTGGCGCACGACTATCTGGGCGAGGCCGCTCTGATGGACCTGCACGACCTGCACCAGAACTCGCGGGACGGCCTGCACATCGCGTCGCTGGCCGGCACGTGGATCTCGCTGGTAGCCGGTCTGGGCGGCATGCGCGACTTCAACGGTCAGCTCTCGTTCGCGCCGCGCCTGCCCAGCCGCATCAACAACCTGGAGTTCTCGCTGCTCTGGCGCGGGCTGCGGCTGCGGGTGAACGTGACCGCCGACGAGGTGACCTATTCGCTGCGCAACGGCGGCGGATCGGCCCGTCTGGTGATCAACCACCACGGCAAGGACGTCGAGGTCACCCAGGTCAAGCCGGTGACCGTGCCGATCCCGCCGCCGCACCCGGTCGGCCCGGCGCCGATCCAGCCCCAGGGCCGCGCCCCGGTGCGGCGCATGACCAGCTGA
- a CDS encoding HAD family hydrolase, whose translation MLGLPPQVTACLFDLDGVLTQTALVHNAAWKQTFDTFLQAWSVQHGQAFVPFDPGADYHDYVDGRPRADGVRTFLASRHITLPEGTPDDGPDQQTVNGIGNRKNLLVLQKIKEGAVQVYAGSVDYLKAAKEAGLRRAVVSASANCKDVLEAAGIADLIEVRVDGVTAREQSLPGKPAPDTFLYAAVQLGLPPESCAVYEDAQAGVAAGRAGKFGIVIGVDRVGQTQALLDNGADIVVTDLSELLTR comes from the coding sequence GTGCTCGGACTACCTCCTCAAGTAACAGCATGCCTTTTCGATCTTGACGGCGTGCTCACGCAGACCGCTCTTGTGCACAATGCTGCGTGGAAGCAGACGTTCGACACCTTCCTCCAAGCGTGGTCGGTGCAGCACGGGCAAGCGTTCGTGCCGTTCGACCCCGGCGCCGACTATCACGATTACGTCGACGGCCGCCCACGCGCCGATGGTGTTCGCACCTTCCTGGCCTCTCGGCACATCACCCTTCCCGAGGGCACCCCGGACGACGGTCCCGACCAGCAGACCGTGAACGGCATCGGCAACCGCAAGAACCTCCTCGTCCTGCAGAAGATCAAAGAGGGCGCCGTGCAGGTCTACGCCGGCTCGGTCGACTACCTCAAGGCCGCGAAGGAAGCCGGCCTGCGCCGTGCCGTCGTGTCGGCCAGCGCCAACTGCAAGGACGTTCTGGAGGCGGCGGGCATCGCCGATCTCATCGAGGTGCGCGTGGACGGGGTGACCGCCCGCGAGCAGAGTCTGCCGGGCAAGCCGGCACCCGACACGTTCCTGTACGCCGCCGTGCAGCTCGGCCTCCCGCCGGAAAGCTGTGCCGTCTATGAGGACGCCCAGGCCGGCGTGGCCGCGGGACGGGCCGGCAAGTTCGGGATCGTGATCGGGGTTGACCGTGTGGGTCAGACTCAGGCGCTTCTGGACAACGGTGCCGACATCGTTGTCACGGACCTGTCCGAACTCCTGACGCGCTGA
- a CDS encoding ATP-binding protein, protein MRPAPGAEPVEAGVSPTVLASAPSTSGGRLLDRRFGRDEIALVRHEVSARLTTSGLGGDRLSGFVLAVNEVVTNVVLHAGGNGRLLLWLADGSAWCSVTDSGPGIPAHYLTPPEVPEAYEVGGRGIWLAHQLCDEVTVATGPIGTTIGLRILLAAPGDTSRQ, encoded by the coding sequence GTGCGACCGGCTCCGGGCGCGGAGCCGGTGGAAGCTGGTGTCTCGCCGACGGTCCTCGCGAGCGCGCCGTCCACGTCCGGCGGCCGCCTGCTCGACCGCCGGTTCGGGCGTGACGAGATCGCGTTGGTCCGGCATGAGGTGTCGGCCCGTCTCACCACTTCCGGCCTGGGCGGCGACCGGCTCTCCGGCTTCGTCCTCGCGGTCAACGAGGTGGTCACCAACGTCGTGCTGCACGCCGGGGGCAACGGGCGGCTGCTGCTCTGGCTGGCCGACGGCTCGGCGTGGTGCTCGGTGACCGACTCCGGCCCCGGCATCCCCGCGCACTACCTGACGCCGCCCGAGGTCCCCGAGGCGTACGAGGTGGGTGGCCGTGGCATCTGGCTGGCCCATCAGCTGTGCGACGAGGTCACCGTGGCCACCGGCCCGATCGGTACCACGATCGGGTTGCGGATCCTGCTCGCCGCGCCGGGCGACACGAGCCGGCAATAG
- a CDS encoding ABC transporter ATP-binding protein, with the protein MSTVSLKDVTKVWPDGTIAVNNVSLDVDDGEFLVLLGPSGCGKSTVLRMIAGLEDPTEGDILLNGDPVLELAPRDRSIAMVFQDFALYPHMTVGDNIGFPLKLSGVEPTPRGERVGDVAAALGIGDVLGRKPSQLSGGQRQRVAMGRAIVRRPGLFLMDEPLSNLDSGLRAELRAEISGLTRELGVTTMYVTHDQAEALTMADRVAIMRKGVLQDVGTPTEVYGRPATLYVAAFLGAPRMNLLEASVFVHLERYVELNFGEQALYLPWNDIRSRAVAHYHGERIVVGMRAEALTPVAPDQPGDVLRGRIRYLEHHGHESLAYLDIGATAIVIDEMGARTRTESEPVGGALKRFGGALQRLTGRAGGTAVKTRESERQSVLNDPGRHHRRPAELGVRLAPYPPVSPGHPLAVAVKMDALHFFDERGDRIDIGWR; encoded by the coding sequence GTGTCGACCGTCTCGCTCAAAGACGTTACGAAGGTGTGGCCCGACGGCACGATCGCCGTCAACAACGTCAGCCTCGACGTCGACGACGGCGAGTTCCTGGTTCTCCTCGGGCCGTCCGGCTGTGGGAAGTCCACGGTCCTCCGTATGATCGCCGGACTCGAGGACCCCACCGAGGGCGACATCCTCCTCAACGGCGACCCGGTTCTCGAACTCGCCCCCCGCGACCGCAGCATCGCCATGGTCTTCCAGGACTTCGCGCTCTACCCGCACATGACGGTCGGCGACAACATCGGTTTTCCGCTCAAGCTCTCGGGTGTCGAGCCGACGCCACGCGGCGAGCGGGTGGGTGACGTGGCGGCCGCGCTCGGCATAGGGGATGTGCTGGGCCGTAAGCCGAGCCAGCTCTCCGGCGGCCAGCGGCAGCGGGTGGCGATGGGGCGGGCGATCGTACGGCGGCCGGGTCTGTTCCTGATGGACGAGCCGCTCTCCAACCTCGACAGCGGCCTGCGCGCCGAGCTTCGGGCCGAGATCTCCGGCCTGACCCGGGAACTGGGCGTCACCACGATGTACGTGACGCACGACCAGGCCGAGGCGCTGACCATGGCCGACCGGGTCGCGATCATGCGCAAGGGCGTCCTGCAGGACGTGGGCACACCGACCGAGGTGTACGGGCGGCCGGCCACCCTCTACGTCGCGGCGTTCCTGGGCGCGCCCCGGATGAACCTGCTCGAGGCGTCGGTCTTCGTGCACCTCGAGCGCTACGTCGAGCTGAACTTCGGCGAGCAGGCGCTGTACCTGCCGTGGAACGACATCCGGTCGCGTGCCGTGGCGCACTATCACGGCGAGCGGATCGTGGTCGGCATGCGGGCCGAGGCGCTCACCCCGGTCGCGCCGGACCAGCCGGGCGACGTGCTGCGCGGCCGCATCCGCTACCTGGAGCACCACGGGCACGAGTCGCTGGCCTACCTTGACATCGGCGCGACGGCGATCGTCATCGACGAGATGGGCGCCCGTACGCGTACCGAGAGCGAACCCGTGGGAGGGGCGCTCAAGCGGTTCGGCGGGGCCCTGCAGCGGCTCACCGGCCGCGCCGGCGGCACCGCGGTCAAGACCCGTGAGTCCGAGCGGCAGAGCGTGCTCAACGACCCCGGACGCCACCACCGCCGCCCGGCCGAATTGGGCGTACGCCTGGCGCCGTACCCGCCCGTCTCGCCGGGCCACCCGCTCGCTGTCGCGGTCAAGATGGATGCCCTGCACTTCTTCGACGAGCGCGGCGACCGGATCGACATCGGCTGGCGCTGA
- a CDS encoding bifunctional glycosyltransferase/CDP-glycerol:glycerophosphate glycerophosphotransferase, which produces MTFLSIVLPVYKVQGYLHQCLDSLLDQSFTDFEVVAVDDRSPDHSGAILAEYAARDSRVRVVTAGENVGLGRARNLGLEHATGEYVWFVDSDDWLTPGSLSAVAARLRSTGADLLIVGWDRVHWDGRVQAGTARQALATAPEVFSAEQWPPVLDILHVAWNKVVRREFLLRLGFVFEAGWYEDVSFSFPVMLAAPRISTLPRTCVHYRQRRTGAITRTVGDRHFEVFDHWDHAMALATRYASPGDEVRGLLFRRMIWHLLRVLRHDARVPRDSRARFFGRMHEMYRKYLPSAGYPMPAGAEAVRYRMVARGSYLPMRVFDFGLGKLRRVKRLARRAGGFVKRRARQAAGQIYYRVHLRLPIDPSLALYAAYWFHGVGCNPAAIAERAAELAPGLRHVWVVSPSRAGSLPPGTDHVVAGTLPYYRALGRARYLINNVNWPDRVVKRRGATHVMTHHGTPLKKMGVDQTDHPAGARDLDFKGQMRRADRWDFSITANAHTTAAWDSAYPCSYETLEVGYPRNDRLARATAADTAAARRELGVPDGRRVVLYMPTHREWLPPGQPVADVERLSQALGPDTVLLVRKHYFTGDLEMPGGAGIVDVSGHPVVEDLYLAADVLITDYSSAMFDFAVLDRPIVIFAPDWQVYRDLRGVYFDLLADPPGAVATDLAALADVFRSGAYAGKASQSARAAFRERFCYLDDGHAAERVVRRIFLDKKS; this is translated from the coding sequence GTGACGTTCCTCAGCATCGTCCTGCCGGTGTACAAGGTGCAGGGCTATCTGCATCAGTGCCTCGACTCGCTGCTGGACCAGTCGTTCACCGACTTCGAGGTGGTCGCCGTCGACGACCGCTCGCCCGACCACAGCGGCGCGATCCTGGCCGAGTACGCCGCGCGTGATTCCCGCGTACGGGTCGTCACCGCCGGAGAGAACGTGGGGCTGGGCCGGGCCCGCAACCTGGGCCTGGAGCACGCCACCGGCGAGTACGTGTGGTTCGTCGACTCCGACGACTGGCTGACGCCGGGCTCGTTGTCAGCGGTGGCCGCCCGCCTCCGCTCCACCGGCGCCGACCTGCTGATCGTCGGCTGGGACAGGGTGCACTGGGACGGCCGGGTGCAGGCCGGCACGGCTCGTCAGGCGCTGGCCACGGCACCCGAGGTGTTCTCGGCCGAGCAGTGGCCGCCGGTCCTCGACATCCTGCACGTGGCCTGGAACAAGGTCGTCCGGCGCGAGTTCCTGCTGCGTCTGGGGTTCGTCTTCGAGGCCGGGTGGTACGAGGACGTCTCGTTCTCGTTCCCGGTCATGCTGGCCGCCCCGCGGATCAGCACCCTCCCGCGTACGTGTGTGCATTACCGGCAGCGGCGCACCGGCGCGATCACCCGGACCGTGGGCGACCGGCACTTCGAGGTCTTCGACCACTGGGACCACGCGATGGCGCTGGCCACCCGGTACGCGTCGCCCGGCGACGAGGTGCGCGGCCTGCTGTTCCGCCGGATGATCTGGCACCTTCTGCGGGTGCTGCGGCACGACGCCCGGGTGCCGCGCGACTCACGGGCCCGCTTCTTCGGGCGCATGCACGAGATGTACCGCAAATACCTTCCGTCCGCGGGTTACCCGATGCCCGCAGGCGCCGAGGCTGTCCGCTACCGCATGGTGGCCCGCGGCTCCTACCTGCCGATGCGCGTGTTCGATTTCGGCCTCGGCAAGCTTCGCCGCGTCAAACGCCTGGCGCGCCGGGCCGGCGGGTTCGTCAAGCGCCGCGCTCGTCAGGCGGCCGGCCAGATCTACTACCGGGTGCACCTGCGCCTGCCGATCGACCCGTCGCTCGCGCTCTACGCTGCGTACTGGTTCCACGGGGTCGGCTGTAACCCGGCCGCGATCGCCGAGCGGGCCGCCGAGCTGGCCCCGGGCCTGAGGCACGTCTGGGTGGTCAGCCCGTCGCGGGCCGGCTCGTTGCCACCGGGCACCGACCACGTGGTGGCGGGCACGCTGCCCTACTACCGCGCCCTGGGCCGTGCCCGCTACCTGATCAACAACGTGAACTGGCCGGACCGGGTGGTCAAGCGGCGTGGCGCCACGCACGTGATGACCCACCACGGCACCCCGCTCAAGAAGATGGGCGTGGACCAGACCGACCATCCCGCGGGCGCTCGTGACCTGGACTTCAAGGGCCAGATGCGGCGCGCGGATCGCTGGGACTTCAGCATCACCGCCAACGCGCACACCACGGCCGCCTGGGACTCGGCGTACCCGTGCTCCTACGAGACGCTCGAGGTGGGTTACCCGCGCAACGACCGGCTGGCCCGCGCGACCGCGGCCGACACCGCCGCCGCCCGCCGCGAGCTCGGCGTTCCCGACGGGCGCCGGGTCGTGCTCTACATGCCGACTCACCGGGAGTGGCTGCCGCCCGGGCAGCCGGTGGCCGACGTCGAGCGGCTGTCGCAGGCTCTCGGCCCGGACACCGTGCTGCTGGTCCGCAAGCACTACTTCACCGGCGACCTCGAAATGCCCGGCGGGGCCGGCATCGTCGACGTGTCCGGGCACCCGGTGGTCGAGGATCTCTACCTCGCGGCCGACGTGCTGATCACCGACTATTCGTCGGCGATGTTCGACTTCGCCGTCCTGGATCGCCCGATTGTCATCTTCGCGCCGGATTGGCAGGTCTATCGCGATCTGCGCGGCGTCTACTTCGATCTGCTCGCCGATCCGCCCGGCGCGGTCGCCACCGATCTGGCCGCCCTGGCCGACGTGTTCCGCAGCGGGGCATACGCCGGCAAGGCGTCCCAGAGCGCCCGTGCGGCTTTCCGGGAGCGCTTCTGCTATCTCGACGATGGTCATGCCGCCGAGCGTGTGGTGCGCCGAATCTTCCTCGACAAGAAGTCGTAA
- a CDS encoding DUF5941 domain-containing protein: MTLAVLLPGTGNALDPADAARLSGELSEALRAAGASSVESGPGALREAARQTQEQVLVCADNLVAHPSLLWMLATEPAGRTTALVIADPAGDLREERGKILPANGDGNVRYGGAICVAPADLPMLAAVADDDEKELLPALLRAGLMPVATPLRLLKADLVHDTAELTTARAQVAAVDEDKARLRMAVKEKDDFFTTYAVSTWSPLVTKLSARLGLTPSGVTAISVLFAVAAALAFWQASRPAMIVGGILLYLGFVLDCVDGQLARYTRRFGAFGGWLDTMADRAKEYAAYAGLAAGAERMGLDYAWPLAITAIVLQTVRHMTDAWYGALHDEAAAHPRPQAAGGVGARLSAASTRVQGDTGSVAYWLKRIVVFPIGERWALMAVLAIFFNGRVALAAMVVCGLFAAAYTLALRSLRALSMRVGVLDKVDTARFRDDGPLVRRLLSRANLPAPLAFAALAAVAALALVIALLIGWIEPHAKLAVVVVTVLVLAAGLSARARHDGPLDWLIPAALRAAELLTVLALGVAGGVPTAVTYLLIFALTLHHYDLVARMEKSAPEGRPRQNWLGWDGRVLLLVITLLLGVSDWGVAALAAVVIGSFLADAIADWRTGGARS, from the coding sequence GTGACGCTGGCTGTCCTGCTCCCCGGCACCGGAAACGCCCTGGATCCCGCCGACGCGGCCCGGCTCTCCGGGGAACTGTCCGAGGCCTTACGGGCCGCCGGGGCGAGCAGTGTCGAGAGCGGCCCTGGGGCGTTGCGCGAGGCGGCGCGGCAGACCCAGGAACAGGTTCTGGTCTGCGCCGACAACCTGGTCGCCCACCCCAGCCTGCTGTGGATGCTGGCCACCGAGCCGGCCGGCCGCACCACCGCCCTGGTCATCGCGGACCCGGCCGGTGACCTGCGCGAGGAACGCGGCAAGATCCTGCCCGCGAACGGCGACGGCAACGTCCGCTACGGCGGCGCGATCTGTGTGGCGCCGGCCGACCTGCCGATGCTGGCGGCCGTCGCCGACGACGACGAGAAAGAGTTGCTGCCGGCGCTGCTCCGGGCCGGTCTGATGCCTGTCGCGACCCCGCTGCGGCTGCTCAAGGCCGACCTCGTGCACGACACCGCCGAGCTGACGACGGCCCGCGCGCAGGTCGCCGCGGTCGACGAGGACAAGGCGCGTCTGCGCATGGCGGTGAAGGAGAAGGACGACTTCTTCACCACGTACGCGGTCAGCACCTGGTCGCCGCTGGTCACGAAGCTGTCGGCCCGGCTCGGCCTGACCCCGAGCGGTGTCACCGCGATCTCGGTCCTGTTCGCGGTCGCGGCCGCGCTCGCGTTCTGGCAGGCGTCGCGCCCGGCCATGATCGTCGGCGGCATCCTGCTCTACCTGGGTTTCGTGCTCGACTGCGTGGACGGGCAGCTGGCCCGCTACACCCGGCGGTTCGGCGCGTTCGGCGGCTGGCTCGACACCATGGCCGACCGCGCCAAGGAGTACGCGGCGTACGCCGGCCTGGCCGCGGGCGCCGAGCGGATGGGGCTGGACTACGCGTGGCCGCTGGCCATCACGGCGATCGTGCTGCAGACCGTGCGGCACATGACCGACGCCTGGTACGGCGCGCTGCACGACGAGGCCGCCGCCCACCCGCGCCCGCAGGCGGCCGGGGGAGTGGGCGCCCGGCTGAGCGCGGCGTCGACGCGGGTGCAGGGCGACACCGGGTCGGTGGCGTACTGGCTCAAGCGGATCGTGGTCTTCCCGATCGGCGAGCGCTGGGCCCTCATGGCGGTGCTCGCGATCTTCTTCAACGGCCGGGTCGCGCTGGCCGCCATGGTGGTGTGCGGCCTGTTCGCGGCGGCGTACACGCTGGCCCTGCGCTCGCTGAGGGCGCTCAGCATGCGGGTCGGCGTTCTGGACAAGGTGGACACCGCCCGTTTCCGCGACGACGGCCCCCTCGTACGCCGGTTGTTGAGCCGGGCCAACCTGCCGGCCCCGCTGGCGTTCGCCGCCCTGGCGGCCGTCGCCGCGCTGGCCCTGGTGATCGCGCTGCTGATCGGCTGGATCGAGCCGCACGCCAAGCTCGCGGTGGTCGTGGTCACGGTGCTGGTCCTCGCCGCCGGGCTGTCTGCCCGCGCCCGGCACGACGGCCCGCTCGACTGGTTGATCCCGGCGGCCCTGCGCGCGGCTGAGCTGCTGACCGTGCTGGCCCTCGGCGTGGCGGGCGGGGTGCCGACCGCGGTCACCTATCTGCTGATCTTCGCCCTGACCCTGCACCACTACGACCTGGTCGCCCGCATGGAGAAGAGTGCTCCCGAGGGCCGGCCCCGGCAGAACTGGCTCGGCTGGGACGGGCGCGTTCTCCTGCTGGTGATCACGCTGCTGCTGGGTGTGTCCGATTGGGGTGTGGCGGCGCTGGCGGCGGTGGTGATCGGCTCCTTCCTGGCGGACGCGATCGCCGACTGGCGGACAGGCGGCGCCCGCTCGTGA
- a CDS encoding PspC domain-containing protein, protein MTRRLARPRNDRWIAGVCSGLARRFGVSPNIMRLIFVISCLLPGPQFLIYIILWVLLPNE, encoded by the coding sequence GTGACTCGCCGTCTCGCTCGCCCCCGGAACGACCGCTGGATCGCCGGCGTCTGCTCCGGCCTGGCCCGCCGCTTCGGCGTCTCGCCGAACATCATGCGGCTGATCTTCGTGATCTCCTGCCTTCTGCCCGGCCCCCAGTTCCTGATCTACATCATCCTCTGGGTGCTGCTGCCCAACGAGTGA